Genomic DNA from Magnetospirillum sp. WYHS-4:
GGATGGCGACGCGGGGACCGGCCGCCGCCCTGCCTCTCAAGACCCGCGAGGCCGCACTGGCCGCCGGTCCCCGCGTCGCCATCCGCTCCAAGCGCCTGAGCGGCTCCCTCGCCCTGACGGGCGCCAAGATCGACGATCTGGCGCTCAACAACTACCGGGAAACCCTGGACGGCAATTCGGCCAAGATCGTGCTGCTGTCGCCGGCCGGGGCCAAGGACGCCTATTTCGCCCAGTTCGGCTGGGTGGCGGCGGGCGGCGGCACCATGCCCGGCGCCGACACCGTCTGGAAGGCCAGTTCCGACGTGCTGGAACCCGGCCGGCCGGTGACGCTCACCTGGGACAACGGCCAGGGTTTGCGCTTCTCGCAGACCTACGCGCTTGACGACGACTTCATGTTCACAGTTTCCCAGAAGGTCGAGAACCTGGGGCAGGGGGCGGCGGCCCTCCATCCCTTCGGCCTGGTGTCGCGCCACGGCACGCCGAAGACCACCGGCTACGCCATCCTGCACGAGGGCGTCCTCGGGGTGTTCGACAATACCCTGAAGGAGATTTCCTATTCCGACATGAAGGAAAAGGGCGTTGCCAAGCAGGACAGCACCGGGGGCTGGCTGGGCATCACCGACAAGTACTGGCTGACGACGCTCGCGGCCTCGCCCAAGGCCAAGGTGTCGACCCGCTTCGTCCACAGCCGCGACGGCGACCTGGACAAGTACCAGGCCGACATCCTGGGTGAACGGCTGACGGTGGCGGCCGGAGCGGCCGCCGAGGCCACCACCTACTTCTTCGCCGGCGCCAAGGAAGTGAAGCTGCTCGACCGCTATGCCGAGACGCTGGGCATCGCCCGTTTCGACCTGGCCATCGACTTCGGCTGGTTCTATTTCCTGACCAAGCCCATCTTCTATCTGCTGGTGGTCATCCACGAATACGTCCCCAACTTCGGCCTCGCCATCCTGGTGCTGACCGTGCTTATCAAGGGGGCCATGTTCCCGCTGGCCAACAAGTCCTACAGCGCCATGAGCCGCATGAAGAAGCTGCAGCCGCAGATGGAAAAGCTGCGCGAGCGCTTCGGCGAGGACAAGCTGCGCCTGAACCAGGAGATGATGGCGCTCTACAAGCGGGAGAAGGTCAATCCGGCCGCCGGCTGCCTGCCGATCTTCGTGCAGATTCCGGTGTTCTTCGCTCTCTACAAGGTGCTGTTCGTCACCATCGAGATGCGCCACGCCCCCTTCTACGGCTGGATACACGACCTGTCGGCGCCCGATCCGACCACCATCTTCAACCTGTTCGGCCTGATCCCCTGGGCGCCGCCCGAATACCTGATGATCGGCATCTGGCCGCTCATCATGGGCGCCACCATGTGGCTGCAGCAGAAGCTCAACCCGCAGCCCACCGATCCGGTGCAGGCCAAGATATTCATGATCCTGCCCTTCCTGTTCACCTTCCTGCTGGCGACCTTCCCGGCCGGCTTGGTCATCTACTGGGCCTGGAACAACATTCTGTCCATCGCGCAGCAGTGGGTTATCATGAAGAAGGAAGGCGTCAAGGTGAGCCTGACCTCGTGACCGGTTCCGACGACGCGGACCGTCCGATCGAAGAGGGCCGGCGTCTGTTCGCCGGCCCTTGCGCTTTCGTGCTTGGCGCGGCGGGACTGGACCAGATTCCCGGCGACGCCCTGCCCGAGGTGGCTTTCGCCGGCCGCTCCAACGTCGGCAAGTCGTCCCTCATCAACGCACTTACCGGACGCTCGACCCTTGCCCGCACCTCGGACACGCCGGGACGCACCCAGCAGGTCAACTTCTTCAACCTGGGGGACCGTCTGATGCTGGCCGATCTGCCCGGCTACGGCTACGCCCAGGCGCCCAAACCGCTGGTGGAACGCTGGACCCGCCTCGTCAAGACCTACCTGAAGGGCCGCGCGCCCTTGCGCCGGTGCTGCATGCTGATCGACGCCCGCCACGGCATCAAGGACGTGGACCGCGAGGTGATGGGCATGCTGGACAAGGCGGCGGTGGTCTATCAGGTGGTGCTGACCAAGGCCGACAAGATCAAGGCGCCCGAGCTCGAGGCGCTGATCGAACGCACCCGCGCCGAACTGGCCAAGCACCCGGCCGCCCATCCCGATGTCCTGGCGACGTCCAGCCGGGAAGGCCGCGGCATTCCCGAACTGCGCGCCCAGTTGGCGGCCCTGGCGTCATGATGGGCTGAAGAAGACCGCCAACCTCGTTGCCCGGCCATCGAAGGTCGCGGTCCCCTCGCAGCCCCGGTCCCGATTGGCGAGGCCGATCAAGGCATCCGGGAAATCGACGCCCAGGCCGCGATAGGCCTGGAGAGCCAACCAGGCCGACTCGGCATCCTCGATGACGAGTTCCGCGGTGCGCAACAACCGGTCCAGGACAGCGGCGATGCTGTCCTTCGGATATCGATAGGCGCTTTCCAGCACCCAGACCAATTCGCAGAGGACGATCCGGTTGACGAATCCCGGCGCTTCCTTGGTGCAGCGCGTCTCGACAAGACGGGTCGCGGCTGCGGCCTGCACCAAGTCGTCTTGCACCAGGTAGCGGACCAGGACGTTGGTATCGAGTCCGATCACGGCCGGGATCGCTTGCGGATGGCGGCGTCCATGGCGTCCAGGGAAACCGGACTCGCGGGTCGGGGAAGAATCCCCTTCAGGTCCTTTACCGGGATCGTGTTGGGAACCAGGGTAACCCGCCCGTCGGCATCGATCAGGAAACGCAACTTGTCGCCCGCCTGGAGGCCCAGGTGATCCCGAATATCCTTGGGGATGGTGGTCTGGCCTTTCGATGTCAAGGTAACGACCGGCATGACGATTCCTTTCCCATTTCCATTATCCTTACTTCATCCAAGGAAACAAGGAATTTCCGCCTTGCGATTATCCTTGGTCATCGTCAAGGCAACCGGGGTAAGATCGGAATGTCCGTTTTCTTGGGGGTTAGGCACATGACCGGTCCGACGAAAATCGCCCTTGCGACCGCCTTCGCATTGACCCTGGCCTTGCCGGCCCGCGCCGATATCGCCATGGCCCTGGTAGGGCCGCTGACCGGGTCCTACGCCTCGGTGGGCGAACAGCTGCGCCGGGGGGCGGAGCAGGCGGTGGAGGACATCAACGCCGCCGGCGGCATCCTGGGCCAGAAGGTGACGCTCAAGCTGGCCGACGACGTCTGCGATCCCAAGCAGGGGGTGGCGGTGGCCAACAAGCTGGCGGCCGAGGGGGTCTCGCTGGTGGTCGGGCACTTCTGTTCCGGCGTGGCGATTCCGGCTTCCGACGTCTATGCCGAGGAGAACATGGTGCTGATCTCGCCCGGCGCCACCGCGCCCAAGCTGACCGGGCGCGGCATGAAGACCCTGTTCCGCACCTGCGGCAACGACGACCAGCAGGGCTTGGTGGCCGGCAGCTACATCGCCGCCAAGTTTCCCGGCGCCCGGGTGGCGATCCTGCACGACAAGCAGGTGGCGACCAAGGGCCAGGCCGACGAGACCCGAGCGCAATTGCACCGCCTGGGCGTCAAGGAAATGCTCTACGACGCCGTCACCCACGGCGAGAAGGACTTCCACGCCGTGGTCACCCGCCTGAAGGCGGAACAGGTCGACCTCCTGTTCTACGGCGGCTACCACACCGAGGCCGGCCTGATCCTGCGCCAGATGCGCGAGACGGGGACCAACGCGGTGCTGATGGGCGGGGACGCCCTGATGACCCAGGAACTCTGGAGCATCGCCGGGCCGGCCGCCGAGGGCGCCCTGATGGTCTTCAGCCCCGATCCCCGGCGCAATGCGAGCGCCAAACCGGTGGTGGAGCGCTTCCGCAAGTCCGGCTACGAGCCCGAGGGCTATACGCTTTACACCTACGCGGCCTTCCAGGCCTACGCCCAGGCGATGGCCCAGGCCAAGACCTCCAAGTCCCAGGCCGTCGGCGCCGCCCTGCACGCCGGCAAGTTCGACACCGTCCTGGGTCCCTTGAGCTTCGACGCCAAGGGCGATGTCGTGGGCGAGACCTACACCGTCTACCGCTGGAGCAACGGCACCTACGACTACGCGCCGAAGTAACCGGGGTCAGTTCCAGCCGAGGCTGTCCAGAAACGCGGACAAGCCGTCTTCGGCCGCGCGCGCCCGGGCCAGATGCTCGGGGGTGAGAAAGTCCCCCGGTTCGGCATCGGTCCCCGCCCATCGGCGCTGCCAATATGGTCTCAGCGTCATCGTGTTCCGGCGAAACGGTCGAGGAACTCCCGCGGCGTAAGGATCGCGACCTTCCCATACCGACCGGCGGGAAAGTGGCGGGCATTGCCGGTCACCAGGGCCGCCGCCGGTCCTGCCTCGGCCGCTGCCAAATACGCCTCGTCGTCGGGATCGGGAAGGTCGAACTCGTTTTCCTCCGGCTCGACCTTGAAGGCCACCCGGGCCAAAAGGTCGATCAGGGAAAGCAAGGCATCCCTCCATGGCCCGTGCTTCGGGCGCTCGGCAACTTCCCGGTACTCGGCAAGGATCGCCGACGAGAGCACGATCTCGTGGCGACGAACAGTCTCGATGACGACGGCCCGGCACACGCCATCCGTCCTCGCCGCCGACACGAGGACATTGCAGTCAAGCACGACCTTCATCGGCCGCGCTTGCGTCGCGATGCCCGTGTCCGAGCGATCTCGGAAACGACTTCATCCATGATCTCATCCTCGGACTTCCCCTGGTCGCCGGGAACGCTAGGAACATTGCCCAATAGGGCTTCCACATTGATCGCTACCGCATCCCGGTCGACCACCGCCTTGGGCCGCAGCAGTATCCCGCCCTCGACCAGGGTCGCCTCGAGGATGTCGCCCTCATGCACATGGGCGCGGGTCCGCAGCTTCGCCGGAATGGTGACCTGAAACCTGGGCTTGACGGTGACGAGCGGCATGGAACCCTCTGAATTTACAAAAATTGGAAATCATTAATCAGTGTAGCCGCGTTCCCCCCTGGTTTGCAAGGTGGGGGACGGCCATCTTGCGTCGGCCCCCGTTGCCCCCTTGCGCGCCGCCCGGTAGGATCGCGGCGCGTCAACCTTCGACGGAGCCCCGCCATGTTCGGATTCGACTATCGCAACCCGGTGCGTATCGCCTTCGGCAAAGGGGCCATCGGCAATCTGGGGGACTTGGTGCCCAAGGATGGGCCGGTGCTGGTGACCTATGGCGGCGGATCGGTGAAGGCCAACGGGGTGCTGGCCCAGGTCATGGCGGCGCTAATCGACCGCCAGGTCCTGGAATTCGGCGGCATCGAGCCCAATCCCCGCTACGAGACCCTGATGCGCGCCGTCGATCTGGCAAGGCGCGAGAAGGTCGCCTTCCTGCTGGCGGTGGGGGGCGGATCGGTGCTGGACGGCACCAAGTTCGTTGCCGCCGCGATTCCGTTCGCCGATGGCGATCCCTGGCGCATCGTCTCGGAAAACTCCCCCGTCCAGGCGGCGGTGCCGCTGGGGTGTGTGCTTACCTTGCCGGCCACGGGGTCCGAGATGAACGGCTATGCCGTGGTTTCGCGGGATTCGACCCAGGAAAAGCTGCCCTTCGGCAGCCCGCTGGTCTATCCGGTCTTTTCGGTGCTCGATCCCGCCACATCGTTCAGCCTGCCGCCCCGCCAGGTGGCCAACGGCATCGTCGATACCTGGGTGCACGTGCTGGAACAGTACCTCACCTATCCCTGCGCCGCGCCCCTGCAGGACCGCCAGGCGGAAGCCATCCTGCTTACCCTCCTGGAGGAAGGCCCCAAGACCCTGGCGGAGCCCCGCGACTACGACGCCCGGGCCAACCTGTTCTGGTGTGCGACCCAAGCCCTGAACGGCACCATTTCCTGCGGCGTGCCCCAGGACTGGTCGACCCATTACATCGGCCACGAACTGACCGCCTTCTTTGGCATCGACCACGCCCAGTCCCTGGCGGTGGTGCTGCCGGGAGTCCTGCGGGTCCGCCTGGCGGCCAAGCGGGAAAAGCTGGTCCAGTACGGCCGGCGGGTTTTCGGCACCGACGATCCCGAAGCGGCCATCGACCGCACCGAGGAATTCTTCCGGTCCCTGGGGGTCAAGACCACCCTTGCCGACTACGGCATTCCCGCCGATGCCGCCGACCGGGTGGCGGCGCGTTTCGCCGAACGGGGCGCGCGCCTGGGCGAGAAGGAGGACATGACCCCCGACCAGGTGCGCCAAGCCCTGGCTCAGCGGGTGGGCTGATCCAGGGACTCCGCCATCAGGCGATCCGTCGCGGTCTCGATGCGGTTTTCCAGCTCGGCCATGAAAGCACGGCGTTCCAGACCCTTGGGAATGGGGGGAAGGAACTCCAGTAGGACGCGGCCCGGCTTCTTCATGAAGGTCCGTCGGCCCCAGAACAGGCCGGAGTTGAGGGCCACCGGCACTACCGGCGCCTCGATGCGCGTGTAGACCGAGGCGATGCCCGGATGGTAGGGCTGGCGGGCGCCCGGCGCGGTACGGGTGCCTTCGGGGAAGATGACCACCGAGCGTCCCGACTCGAGGACCGCCACCGATCCGGCCGCCATTTTCTTGAGCGCCGAACCGCCGGCCTTGCGGTCGACGCCGATGTTGCCGTAGCGCCGCGCGTACCAACCCCAGAGCGGAATGCCGAACAGTTCCTGCTTGATGATGTAGACCGGGCTGTCGATCAGCAACAGGAAGATAGCCGTGTCCCAGGCCGACTGGTGCTTGCTGGCGATCAGCACCGGGCCGGGGGGAATGTTCTCGCGCCCGCGGATCTCGTAGGTAAGGCCGACCGTCCACTTGAGGCAGAACATCATGTAACCGGCCCATATCCGTACCGCCCAGCGCAGGCCGGCCGGCGGCAGAACCATGAAGACCAGCATGAAGATCAGCCAGATCGGCGTGCCGGTGAAAAACAGGACGTTGAAGGCGATGGAGCGCAGGACCGGCAAAGGAGGGGTCTCCGTCATGTCTTACGGGGCGGAATCACGGTGTCGAGAACGGCGATGCGTGCCAGGACCAGCATATACTTCGTATATTCGCGCAGTACGAGTCCGGCGGTGCCCGGCCAAGCCCACCAGTCGCGCTTTACGTGCTCGGGGAAGACGGGGTGGGGGACGATGACGGCGTCCGGCAGCGCGGCGCCGAACTCCAGAAGGCTGCGCGGCATATGATAGTTGCCGGTCACCAGGCGCAGTGAGGTATAGCCCTGTTCGCGCATCCAGTCGGCGGTCTCGGTGGCGTTTTCGTGGGTGTTGACGGCGGTACCGACGTCGACCCGGAATTCCAGATAATGAGGATTGCGCTGGAATGTACGAAGCAGTTGGCGGACTTCGGTTCCCGGAAATACGCCGGAAATGAACAGCTTCTTGGCCCGCTCCTCGGCCAACAGGTCGATTCCGACGTCCAGGCGGCCGCTGCCGCCGGTCAGCACCACGATGGCATCGGTCGGCTGGAGGTCGTCGGTGGCGACACCGGGAATCAGGCCGGCGAACCAGACCAGGCCCCAGGTCCAAAGACCCCCGGCCACCAGGGCGAAAACCGCCATGCGGCCGAAGGCGCGGCGCGAACGCAGACGACGGGGAACGGGGCCGGCCATCTAGGGCATCCTCGCCAGGGCGCCCATGACGGTTAGGCGCGCCGTCAGCATGGCGATCAGGCCGGCCAGAACGGGCAGGACCACGAAGACCGTCCAATGGGTGGGGGAAAAGACGATTTCCGGCATCAGGCCGCCCTCGATCCGTTGCGTCAAGGCGACCAGGCCGATCAGGGTCGGGATGGCGAGCGCCACGCCCAGCAGCCCGCCGCGCAGGCCCATCGAGAGGGCGCGGCCGGCGAATTGACGGGCGACGTAGCTGTCCTGGGCGCCGATCAGGTGCAGCACCTCGATGGCCTCGTGATGGATGGCGAGGCCGGTGCGGGTGGTGAAGATCACGGTGCCGATGCAGGCCAACAGGGCGAGCCCGAAAATCGCGAGCGCCAGGATCTGCACGGTGCGGATCAGCCGCACCAGTTTCTCCAGCCAGATGCGGTGGTCGTCGACGGAGGTGCCGGGAACCGAGGCCTGCAGCCTTTTCGCCAATTCCTGGCGGTCGATGGCGGCGCCGGGCTTGACCTCGACGTCGATCAGGATGGGCAGGGGCAGGTCGTCCAGGGTCTCGACTCCTCCTAGCCAGGGTTCCAACAGCGCCATGATGCGGCTGGCCTCGATGAGTTGGACGCGGGCCACTTGGGGAGTCTCGCGCAGCAGCGCGATGGCGGCTTCGATTCGCTCGTCGTTGGCCTCGCCCTTGACGGGCACCAACTGCACGGTGAGGGTGCCACCCACGCCGTGGTCCCACCGCTGGGCCATGGCATCCAAGGCCAGCACGCCCGCAAGGGCGAGCGAGGCCAGATAAACCATGAAGGCGACGATCCAGGGCAGGAAGCGGCCCAGGGCATCGCGTTCGATCGCCAGGTCGGTGCGGGCGATCATGGGGCGATTCCCGCGGCCGATTGCAGTCCGAGTCCGTATTCGTCGGCATCCTCGGCATCGGTCTCGCGCGGCGGTACCGGGGTACGCAGGGACAACCGCCCGCCGTCGAGCGCCAGGACCGGCCGCCCCAAACGCTGAACCAGGGCCAGGTTGTGGGTGGCGATGACGATGGTGGTGCCCAGCTTGTTCAGTTCCTCGAACATATGGACCAGCTTCATGGCCATGCGGTCGTCGACGTTGCCGGTCGGCTCGTCGGCGAGCAGCAGCCGTGGCCGGCCGATTACTGCCCGCGCGATGGCGACCCGCTGTTGCTGGCCTCCCGACAGGGTAGTGGGGCGGACGTTCATGTGATTCTGCAGCCCGACCCAAGCCAGCAATTCGGTGACGTGCTTGCGAATCTCGGGCTCGCGCACCCCGGAAACCCGCAACGGCAGGGCCACGTTGTCGAAGGCCGACAGGTGGCGCAGCAACTTGAATTCCTGGAACACCACGCCCACTTGCCGGCGCAGGGCGGGCAGGTCGTGCCGGGGCGTCACGGCGATGTCGCGGCCGAACAACGAGATCAATCCCCGCGATGGCTTGTGGGCCAAATACATCAACTTGAGCAACGACGACTTGCCGGCGCCGCTGGGACCGATCAGGAAGTGGAAGGAGCCCGGAGCCAAGGCAAACGTCACGTCCTGCAACACCTCCGGACCCAGTCCGTAGCGCAGGCCGACGTTCTCGAAGCGAATCACGCTTTCGTCGCTCGCAATCATTCCGTTTCCGTGCCCGTTCCGAGGAAGGCACAATGACACGAGGAAACCCTTGGCGTCCAGCCTGGGTGTGACCTTGGCGTCTTGCGCCGACTCCCTCGAAAGCCTATAACCGACAAAGGCATACTGCGGGGTCGGCGCATGATCATTACCTGTCCCGTCTGCACTACCCGCTACTCGATCGATCCGGGGTCTCTCGGCGCGGCCGGCAAGACTGTGCGTTGTTCCAACTGCGGCAACAAGTGGCACCAGGCGCCCGTGCATGCCGCGCCGCCGCCCTTGCGGGCCGCCGGGCCCCAATATGCGCCGCCGCCGCAGGCGTTCATGCCGGGGTTCATGCCCCAGCCGGCCTTCGCCGGTGCCGGCTACGGCATGCCGCAGGCCCAGGGCTACATGCCGCCGGGACCGATGCCGCCACCCTATCCCTATATGCCGCCGGCCGGCCATCCGGGATTCGCGGGCCCGCCTCCGATGCCGCCGCAGCAGGTCTATGCGCCGCCACCCCCACCTCCACCTCCACCACCTCCACCTCCACCTCCGCCGCCTCCACCCCCTCCACCCCCTCCGCCGCCGGAGCCGGAACTGGTGGATCCGCGGAAGTCTTTCCGGACGCCGGCGATGTTCGCCGAGCCCGAACCCGAACCGCTTCCGGAGCCGGAGCCCGAACCCATCCTCGAAGACGACCGCCTGGAGGTCGACGAGGGACCGGCGCTCAGCCAGGAGCAATTGGACAACCTGTTCGGCAACGATGCCGAACCTGAACCCATCGAGTCGTTCTCCGGTGGCGGCAGAGGCTCCCCGCGGGACGAGCTGGAAGGAACCAGCATCGAGGACTTGCCGGACCCGGAGCCGATTCCGGAGGTCTTCAAGTCCCCCGAATCGGGTGACGACGAGGACATCGACCTGGCCAAGATCCCGGCGTTGCGCCACAAGGAGGCCAAGGGCGGGGGCATGGTCGGCAAGATCGTCGCCGCCATGGCGGCCATCCTGGTGGGCGGCATCATTACCGGAGCCATCGTGGCCCGCCACGAGATCGTCAAGGTCTGGCCGGATCTGGCCAGCCTTTACGAGACCGTTGGCCTCGACGGGGAGCCCGTGGGTGCCGGTCTCGACATCCGCAAGGTGAATTCGCAACGCCTGCTCGAATACGGCAAGGAGGTCCTGGTGGTTACCGGCCAGATCTCCAACATCACCGACCAGCCGCGGCCGGTGCCCCATATTCGAGTGTCGCTTTTCAATTCGGGCAACGAGGAAGTCCAGTTCCTGGTCGTGCCGCCGGTGGCGGCCGATGTCCCGCCCGGCGAGACGCTGAACTTCACCGCGCGCCTGGTGGAGCCGGCGGCGACGGCGCGGCGGCTCGAGGTCACTTTCGTCAAGGCCGAGGCCGCACCGGACGGTAAGGCCGAAAAGAAGTAGGCCGCTCGCCACCGCGAGCCCCTCGAAAGGGACGGCTGCCATGCCGCGGGACAAGATGGAATTCGACGTGGTGATCGTCGGCGCCGGTCCCGCCGGCTTGGCCGCCGCCATTCGGCTGCGCCAAGTGGCGGTGGCGGCGGGGCGCGATCTGTCCGTTTGCCTGGTGGAGAAGGGCGCCCAGGTGGGGGCCCATGTCCTGTCGGGTAACGTCTTCGATCCCAGGGCCCTCGACGAACTGCTGCCCGACTGGCGGGAACGGAACGCCCCCCTGGCTACCCCGGCCCGCCGCGACCGCTTCCTTCTTCTTGGGCGAAAGCGCGCCCTTCCCCTGCCGGTGCCCGCGAATCTGGGGAATCGTGGCTGCTACGTTATCAGCCTGGGCCGGCTGTGCCACTGGCTGGGCGAACGGGCGGAAGAATTGGGCGTCGAAATCTATCCCGGCTTCGCCGCCACCGAGTTGCTGGAGGAAGGAGGCCGCATCGTCGGCATCGCCACCGGCGACATGGGGCTCGCCAAGGACGGGAGTCCCGGTCCCGCCTTCGCTCCCGGCATGGAGCTGCGGGCCAGGCTCACCCTGCTGGCCGAAGGCTGTCGGGGCTCGCTTTCCCAGCAGGCCATCCGGCGCTTCCGGCTGGATGCGGGCCGCGATTCCCAGACCTACGGCCTTGGAATCAAGGAGCTTTGGGAGGTGGCGCCCGACCGCCATCGGCCCGGCCTGGTCCTGCATACGGCGGGCTGGCCACTGGATTCGCGCTGCTACGGCGGCGGGTTCCTCTATCATCTGGAAGACCGGCGGGTCGCCGTGGGATTGGTGGTGGGGCTCGACTATACCAACCCTCACCTGGACCCCTTCGCCGAGATGCAGCGGCTCAAGACCCATCCCGCCCTCCGATCGACCTTCGAAGACGGGCGGCGGCTGGCCTATGGCGCGCGGGCGCTGGTCGAAGGGGGGCCACAGGCCTTGCCGCGCTTGGTGTTTCCCGGCGGCGCCCTGATCGGCGACGCGGCCGGATTCCTGGACGTGGCCCGCATCAAGGGCGCCCATACGGCGATGAAAAGCGGCATGCTGGCCGCCGAGGCCGCCCTTGCCGCCCTGGACTCGGCCGACGCCGATGTCGAGATGTCCGCCTCCTACCCCGAGACCCTGAAGCGGTCCTGGGTCTGGGAACAGCTTTGGCGGTCGCGCAACGTCCGCCCCGCCT
This window encodes:
- a CDS encoding zinc-ribbon domain-containing protein, translated to MIITCPVCTTRYSIDPGSLGAAGKTVRCSNCGNKWHQAPVHAAPPPLRAAGPQYAPPPQAFMPGFMPQPAFAGAGYGMPQAQGYMPPGPMPPPYPYMPPAGHPGFAGPPPMPPQQVYAPPPPPPPPPPPPPPPPPPPPPPPPPPEPELVDPRKSFRTPAMFAEPEPEPLPEPEPEPILEDDRLEVDEGPALSQEQLDNLFGNDAEPEPIESFSGGGRGSPRDELEGTSIEDLPDPEPIPEVFKSPESGDDEDIDLAKIPALRHKEAKGGGMVGKIVAAMAAILVGGIITGAIVARHEIVKVWPDLASLYETVGLDGEPVGAGLDIRKVNSQRLLEYGKEVLVVTGQISNITDQPRPVPHIRVSLFNSGNEEVQFLVVPPVAADVPPGETLNFTARLVEPAATARRLEVTFVKAEAAPDGKAEKK
- a CDS encoding electron transfer flavoprotein-ubiquinone oxidoreductase; protein product: MPRDKMEFDVVIVGAGPAGLAAAIRLRQVAVAAGRDLSVCLVEKGAQVGAHVLSGNVFDPRALDELLPDWRERNAPLATPARRDRFLLLGRKRALPLPVPANLGNRGCYVISLGRLCHWLGERAEELGVEIYPGFAATELLEEGGRIVGIATGDMGLAKDGSPGPAFAPGMELRARLTLLAEGCRGSLSQQAIRRFRLDAGRDSQTYGLGIKELWEVAPDRHRPGLVLHTAGWPLDSRCYGGGFLYHLEDRRVAVGLVVGLDYTNPHLDPFAEMQRLKTHPALRSTFEDGRRLAYGARALVEGGPQALPRLVFPGGALIGDAAGFLDVARIKGAHTAMKSGMLAAEAALAALDSADADVEMSASYPETLKRSWVWEQLWRSRNVRPAFRWGLWAGLANAALGAMLFKGEEPWTLHHRGADHQALRHATDCPPIAYPKPDGTLTFDRASSVYLSGTNHREGQPCHLVLGDAARTTEVNFPLYAGPEARYCPAGVYEYVTEGGWPKLRINAQNCLHCKTCDIKDPTGNILWVPPEGGGGPLYTDM